In Solobacterium moorei, a single genomic region encodes these proteins:
- a CDS encoding IS110 family transposase produces the protein MGKFTKTLCISERKEYSIMEGPIITVDVSKGSCHYQPFIENGHPMRKPKQLSATIDGFQKLGQTIKDLEAKTEREDIPVIFEATGVYHRPLQKYLEDHKIRYYIISPLLSATYRKTSLHSNKTDALDCAHIAKAYYCEKELRQYQAQPQEYKRLYQLSRIYESELVHLRKRKVSLRSMLDIIYPRIDKTFKGNQNLYDPLPMEILKRYPHPSLLLGHREDTIVKTVGHRTGHLKGYTERIVHKIYEKAKECYSGCDIDDIEVVKLPSLIENVQEQKKKCDSLLKEMIEIARTCPYFASVVSIVGIGENLAARIIAELGDVSRFDNRAAIVAYAGLNPKIQQSGDIDGLHFKISKKGNKHLRCLLYLGAQCNYRLRKEDPLYEFTKKKRQQTQCPLSSKAAYTASAHKLLVIIYSLCKNGTLYHS, from the coding sequence ATGGGGAAGTTTACCAAGACATTATGCATATCAGAAAGAAAGGAGTATTCCATCATGGAAGGACCAATCATTACAGTGGATGTATCAAAGGGTTCCTGTCACTACCAGCCCTTCATAGAGAATGGACATCCAATGCGAAAACCAAAGCAGCTTTCAGCTACGATCGATGGTTTCCAGAAATTAGGGCAAACTATCAAAGACCTTGAAGCTAAGACAGAACGAGAAGATATACCAGTTATCTTTGAGGCTACAGGTGTCTATCATCGACCACTACAAAAATATCTTGAAGACCACAAGATAAGGTACTACATCATTTCTCCATTATTATCTGCGACCTATCGCAAGACCTCCCTACATAGTAATAAGACAGACGCATTAGACTGTGCACATATCGCAAAAGCGTACTATTGTGAGAAGGAACTAAGACAATATCAAGCACAACCACAAGAGTACAAAAGACTCTATCAATTGAGCCGTATATATGAAAGTGAGTTGGTTCATCTTCGGAAACGCAAAGTGAGTTTGAGATCCATGCTGGATATCATATATCCAAGGATTGATAAGACCTTTAAAGGGAATCAAAATCTGTATGATCCACTCCCAATGGAGATATTAAAAAGATATCCTCATCCATCCTTACTATTGGGCCATAGAGAGGATACCATCGTTAAGACCGTTGGGCATCGTACAGGTCATTTAAAAGGATATACAGAAAGAATCGTACATAAGATCTACGAGAAGGCAAAGGAGTGCTATTCAGGATGTGATATCGATGATATAGAAGTAGTCAAGTTGCCAAGCTTGATAGAGAACGTGCAGGAACAGAAGAAAAAATGCGATTCACTATTGAAGGAAATGATAGAGATAGCACGAACATGTCCTTATTTTGCATCTGTTGTTAGTATTGTTGGAATCGGAGAGAATCTGGCAGCCCGTATCATAGCAGAGCTTGGAGATGTAAGCCGATTTGATAACAGAGCGGCTATCGTGGCATATGCAGGCTTGAATCCAAAGATACAACAATCCGGAGATATTGATGGACTGCATTTCAAGATATCAAAGAAAGGCAATAAGCATTTGCGATGCCTTTTATACCTTGGTGCACAATGTAATTATCGATTGCGCAAAGAAGATCCACTATATGAATTCACCAAAAAGAAAAGACAGCAGACCCAATGCCCATTGTCGTCTAAAGCTGCCTATACTGCTAGTGCTCATAAATTACTGGTCATAATCTATAGCCTATGTAAGAATGGTACTCTATATCATTCTTAG
- a CDS encoding IS1634 family transposase codes for MFLHILKDRQYERLYIRHSVRKGNGVRSENVKSLGRIDSLMKEMNLSRKQVLEWAQKQVDQMNDSPSAPPVLLSLFPDKKIVMDEQRSFHAGYLFLQSIYYGLKMKNVFRTISSHGRFDFDIDAICSDLVYARILDPGSKLSSYKTASSFLEQPKYELHDVYRALGTLSKEMDHILAEVYKNSNHILKRNNSVLYYDCTNYYFEIEEEDGFRQYGKSKEHRPSPIVQMGLFMDGDGIPLTFDLFEGASNEQPSMRPLEQKIIRDFGFQRFVICTDGGLGSENNRLFNDIEGRAFICTQSLKKLNRKKREEAMSNQRWKRLKDGATVDIEEIQREPYKHIDDIYYKEEPYGTKKVAGQLMIVTYSPRYATYQKEIRDSQIARAESMVDKGSIQKQRRNPNDPARFVRVTATTSDGEIASEEHYAIDQDKIDSEAMYDGFYAICTDLVNDKIEDILKVSEGRWQIEEAFRIMKTDFEARPVYVRKKDSIRAHFLICYLALLIFRILEKKLGPSYTSSELITTLREYKLLKVNGQGYIPEYKRTKITDHLHKEFGFCTDTEIVPTGTMRKIISETKK; via the coding sequence ATGTTTCTACATATACTGAAAGACAGACAATACGAAAGACTCTACATCCGCCATTCCGTTCGTAAAGGGAATGGTGTCCGTTCCGAGAACGTCAAAAGCCTTGGACGCATAGACTCGCTCATGAAGGAAATGAATCTTTCTAGGAAACAGGTATTGGAGTGGGCACAAAAGCAGGTAGACCAAATGAACGACTCTCCTTCTGCTCCTCCTGTACTATTATCATTGTTTCCTGACAAGAAGATAGTTATGGATGAACAGCGTTCCTTCCATGCAGGATATCTATTCTTACAGTCCATCTATTACGGTCTAAAGATGAAGAACGTGTTCCGTACCATATCATCACATGGCAGATTTGATTTCGACATTGATGCGATATGTTCAGACCTTGTCTATGCACGCATACTGGATCCCGGAAGCAAACTTTCCTCATATAAGACGGCATCTTCCTTTCTAGAGCAGCCAAAGTATGAATTGCATGATGTGTATCGTGCACTAGGAACGCTATCTAAGGAGATGGACCATATATTGGCAGAAGTATACAAGAACAGCAATCATATCCTAAAGAGAAATAACAGTGTCCTATATTATGACTGTACGAACTACTACTTCGAGATCGAAGAAGAGGATGGCTTCAGACAATATGGCAAAAGTAAGGAGCACCGTCCTAGCCCTATCGTACAGATGGGACTGTTCATGGATGGCGATGGCATTCCTCTGACGTTCGACCTCTTTGAAGGTGCAAGCAACGAACAACCATCCATGAGACCTCTAGAGCAAAAGATCATACGGGATTTTGGTTTCCAGAGATTCGTTATATGTACAGATGGAGGTCTAGGATCAGAAAACAACCGACTGTTCAACGACATCGAAGGACGTGCATTCATTTGTACGCAATCGCTCAAGAAGCTAAACCGCAAGAAACGCGAGGAAGCGATGTCGAACCAAAGATGGAAACGTCTGAAGGATGGAGCGACAGTTGATATCGAAGAGATACAGAGAGAACCATACAAGCATATCGATGACATCTATTACAAAGAAGAGCCATATGGCACCAAGAAGGTAGCTGGTCAATTGATGATCGTCACCTATTCACCAAGATATGCGACATATCAAAAAGAGATACGGGATTCACAGATTGCACGTGCAGAGTCCATGGTAGACAAAGGCTCTATCCAAAAGCAAAGAAGAAACCCAAACGATCCTGCAAGATTCGTAAGGGTCACAGCTACCACATCAGATGGAGAAATCGCATCCGAGGAGCACTATGCGATAGACCAGGACAAGATCGATAGTGAAGCGATGTATGATGGCTTCTATGCCATCTGTACCGACCTGGTAAATGACAAGATAGAAGACATCCTAAAGGTCAGCGAAGGAAGATGGCAAATAGAGGAAGCATTCCGCATCATGAAGACAGACTTTGAAGCAAGACCTGTATATGTCAGAAAGAAGGACAGCATCCGTGCACACTTCCTGATATGTTATCTGGCCCTACTGATCTTCCGCATCCTAGAAAAGAAGTTAGGTCCAAGCTATACATCATCAGAACTGATTACTACATTGAGAGAATACAAGCTATTGAAGGTAAACGGACAAGGATACATACCGGAATATAAGCGAACAAAGATAACGGATCATCTACATAAAGAATTTGGATTCTGTACGGATACAGAGATCGTTCCAACAGGAACCATGAGAAAGATCATATCTGAAACGAAAAAATAG
- a CDS encoding helix-turn-helix domain-containing protein, whose product MLTKNSHMSYSDRQIIETGIENGSTKQAIATTLGKDKSTIGKEIKFHRVLAYKCNLPLECANYKRCKHERHCTLDCIDYVPFKCTRRDKSPGACNGCGNYRSCRYEKYRYSALDAQHDYQMTLTSSRQGVNATVNDIKQLGELLLPLIKKGQSIYSILQSHKEIKLSEKTIYNYIENGVFQDVGVSIGAIDPKRVVRRKMSKQKRNTYKPRKDNRYLTGRKYSDFLIYMEKNPNAKVVEMDTVYNDVSNGPFLQTFKFREYDLLICIYQTVKDSLHMLDGILLLEKILGKEMFEKEAEVILTDRGSEFVLAEEAEIREDGTRRTRMFYCDSMASWQKGSLENLHLLVREICPKGCDLHALGLTSQEKANLISIHINSYPKEKLHGRSSIQLLHFYNEEMAKKLYDFGITEIPPDEVILKPYLLK is encoded by the coding sequence ATGTTAACGAAGAATTCACACATGTCTTATTCAGATAGACAGATCATTGAAACTGGTATCGAAAATGGTTCTACCAAACAAGCTATCGCTACTACCCTTGGTAAAGACAAATCAACCATAGGAAAAGAAATCAAATTCCATCGTGTCCTTGCATACAAATGTAATCTGCCTCTAGAGTGTGCTAACTACAAACGCTGTAAACATGAACGCCATTGTACTCTGGATTGTATCGATTATGTCCCTTTCAAATGTACTCGCAGGGACAAGTCACCAGGAGCTTGTAATGGATGTGGAAACTATCGCTCTTGTCGCTATGAAAAATATCGATACTCTGCCCTCGATGCACAGCACGACTACCAGATGACACTTACATCTTCACGACAAGGTGTCAATGCGACAGTAAATGATATCAAGCAGCTCGGTGAACTCTTATTACCATTGATTAAGAAAGGTCAGTCCATCTACTCTATTCTTCAAAGCCACAAAGAGATCAAGCTATCCGAAAAGACGATATACAACTATATCGAAAATGGTGTCTTCCAAGATGTGGGTGTATCGATCGGTGCCATCGACCCGAAACGTGTCGTAAGACGAAAGATGTCCAAACAAAAGCGCAATACATACAAGCCACGTAAAGACAATCGATACCTGACAGGAAGAAAGTACTCCGACTTCTTGATATACATGGAAAAGAATCCAAATGCCAAGGTCGTAGAGATGGATACGGTATACAACGACGTGTCCAACGGGCCTTTCCTACAGACCTTCAAATTCAGAGAGTATGACCTGTTGATATGTATCTATCAAACCGTAAAGGACTCCTTACATATGTTGGATGGGATCCTATTATTGGAAAAGATATTAGGAAAAGAAATGTTCGAAAAAGAAGCCGAGGTCATATTAACAGACAGAGGAAGTGAATTCGTCCTAGCTGAAGAAGCGGAGATACGTGAAGATGGAACTCGCAGGACACGTATGTTCTACTGTGATTCGATGGCCTCTTGGCAGAAAGGTAGTCTAGAGAACCTACACCTATTGGTAAGAGAGATATGCCCAAAGGGATGTGATCTCCATGCATTGGGACTTACATCACAAGAAAAGGCAAATCTCATCAGTATCCATATCAATTCATATCCAAAAGAAAAGCTGCACGGAAGATCATCCATACAGCTGCTCCATTTCTACAACGAAGAAATGGCCAAGAAACTCTATGATTTTGGAATTACCGAAATCCCACCAGACGAAGTAATTCTAAAACCATATCTTCTAAAGTAA
- a CDS encoding type I restriction-modification system subunit M N-terminal domain-containing protein, translated as MAVKKSELYSILWEAANKLRGGVEPSRYKDYVLLLLFFKYVLY; from the coding sequence ATGGCAGTGAAAAAATCAGAATTATATTCCATATTATGGGAAGCGGCAAATAAATTAAGAGGTGGTGTTGAACCATCAAGATATAAGGACTATGTATTATTACTATTGTTTTTTAAATATGTATTGTATTAA
- a CDS encoding type II toxin-antitoxin system Phd/YefM family antitoxin, whose protein sequence is MDKVDNKEVKTQMDFYNMSDFLRGQSSKIITRISEQDEAAFVLKNGKPQAVIMSKDRYDRLIQAGIDITEF, encoded by the coding sequence ATGGATAAAGTGGACAATAAAGAAGTTAAAACACAAATGGATTTTTATAATATGTCTGACTTTCTAAGAGGTCAATCATCTAAAATAATTACTAGAATTTCTGAACAGGATGAAGCTGCATTCGTTTTGAAAAATGGTAAGCCGCAGGCAGTAATAATGTCTAAAGATAGGTATGACAGATTAATTCAAGCAGGCATTGATATCACAGAGTTTTAG
- a CDS encoding SymE family type I addiction module toxin produces the protein MRKNNRTLKVYGTSNNNRYHDTPTIMMKGKWLEKFGFRIGQRYYVDCHKDKLLITIES, from the coding sequence ATGAGGAAGAATAATCGAACATTGAAAGTATATGGTACAAGCAATAATAATAGATATCATGATACACCTACTATCATGATGAAAGGCAAATGGTTAGAGAAATTTGGATTTAGAATTGGGCAGAGGTATTATGTTGATTGTCATAAAGATAAACTTCTAATTACAATAGAATCATAG
- a CDS encoding DUF4428 domain-containing protein — protein MGLFGKREKKLCPICGKELKLFDGLSVSDGEICGDCENMIRGKFSIVEYWKKRWGASGEEQQDYILQASDPLEKMTVEEIKDMIHSMKQVQTSILEDVGSKYSNIAKVDNCFMIAPSVLEVGIFRAKEYKNKLVATSEVISGEFAKGDAVTVTTDGNDVATKIIDVFLCSNSSTFQTELAANMGKHKVSVGTSAWIILDMAEGLAEGSLIQK, from the coding sequence ATGGGCTTATTTGGAAAAAGAGAAAAGAAGCTTTGTCCGATTTGTGGAAAAGAATTGAAATTATTTGATGGACTTTCGGTAAGCGATGGTGAGATTTGCGGTGATTGTGAAAACATGATTCGTGGAAAATTTAGTATTGTGGAGTATTGGAAAAAGAGATGGGGAGCAAGTGGAGAGGAACAACAGGATTACATTCTGCAGGCAAGCGATCCTTTAGAGAAAATGACAGTAGAAGAGATAAAGGATATGATTCATTCTATGAAGCAGGTACAAACATCCATTCTTGAAGATGTTGGCTCAAAATACAGTAATATTGCGAAAGTTGATAATTGTTTTATGATTGCCCCAAGTGTATTAGAGGTTGGAATATTTCGAGCAAAAGAGTATAAGAATAAACTTGTTGCGACATCTGAGGTTATCAGTGGTGAGTTTGCGAAAGGTGATGCAGTCACTGTTACCACAGATGGAAATGATGTGGCGACAAAGATTATTGACGTCTTTTTGTGTAGTAACAGCAGTACTTTTCAAACGGAATTGGCTGCAAATATGGGTAAACATAAAGTCTCTGTCGGTACCAGCGCTTGGATCATATTGGATATGGCGGAAGGTCTGGCAGAAGGAAGTCTGATTCAAAAATAG
- the rpmG gene encoding 50S ribosomal protein L33, producing the protein MAKEARKIILACEECLARNYTTNGSKNSTKRLELKKFCPKCGKMTLHKETK; encoded by the coding sequence ATGGCAAAAGAGGCAAGAAAAATTATTCTTGCGTGTGAAGAATGTCTTGCACGCAACTATACAACAAACGGTTCGAAAAACAGCACAAAGAGATTGGAGCTCAAGAAGTTCTGCCCTAAATGTGGTAAGATGACGCTCCATAAAGAAACAAAATAG
- the secE gene encoding preprotein translocase subunit SecE: MSEEMKDKKVAKSEKQQAKEAKKLAKKNKPAKDHWFTISGITKEAKRVRWPHWTNQGSEEGTLQNTGEVLVFTIFFALFFVLCDLGVAYLMKVFGIGA, translated from the coding sequence ATGTCTGAAGAGATGAAGGATAAAAAGGTTGCGAAGTCTGAAAAGCAACAGGCTAAAGAAGCTAAGAAGTTAGCCAAGAAGAATAAACCAGCAAAAGACCATTGGTTTACCATCAGCGGTATTACAAAAGAAGCAAAGCGTGTTCGTTGGCCACATTGGACTAACCAAGGCAGCGAAGAAGGAACATTACAAAATACTGGTGAAGTATTGGTATTCACAATATTCTTTGCATTATTCTTTGTGTTGTGTGATTTAGGTGTTGCATATCTAATGAAAGTTTTCGGGATTGGAGCGTAA
- the nusG gene encoding transcription termination/antitermination protein NusG translates to MTTNEKAVISAIDDEHETRWYVVNTYAGHENRVKENLEKRVETMGIQDSLFRIVVAEETETVIGKDGKPKDVKTNVFPGYLFVEMKMTDEAWYVVRNTPGVTGFIGSSGGGAKPFPVAPDEMEAILRRIGQSDKKISIDFEIGDTVKILAGPFSGMEGRVASLNDQTQTANVLIMLFGRETPTDINYGDLEKVELF, encoded by the coding sequence ATGACAACAAACGAAAAAGCAGTAATTTCTGCAATTGATGATGAGCATGAAACTAGGTGGTATGTTGTAAATACATACGCTGGTCACGAAAATAGGGTTAAGGAAAATCTTGAGAAGCGCGTTGAAACAATGGGCATTCAGGATTCCTTATTCCGTATTGTAGTAGCAGAAGAAACAGAGACGGTTATTGGTAAAGATGGAAAACCAAAGGATGTTAAGACAAATGTATTCCCAGGTTATCTCTTCGTTGAAATGAAGATGACAGATGAAGCTTGGTATGTTGTACGTAATACTCCAGGTGTTACAGGATTTATCGGTTCCTCTGGTGGTGGTGCGAAGCCATTCCCGGTTGCACCAGATGAAATGGAAGCTATCTTACGCCGTATTGGTCAAAGTGATAAGAAGATTTCAATTGATTTCGAGATTGGTGATACAGTGAAGATTCTTGCTGGTCCATTCAGTGGAATGGAAGGAAGAGTTGCGTCATTGAATGATCAAACCCAGACAGCTAACGTATTGATTATGTTGTTCGGTCGTGAGACGCCAACAGATATCAACTATGGTGATTTAGAAAAAGTAGAATTGTTCTAG
- a CDS encoding DUF5684 domain-containing protein, which translates to MTVELTKILTNYAIFAVIWYVLQTFGYLKVLRKTSVNKMLAFIPVLRELVMFKLVWKSKFAGIIWFVCVIGGLALFLVAANTGLQIIGWLGLVMMIASIVIHIKRSGKQSKAFNLSGGITTLLIFANPIGNIVIGMGQAEYKGAK; encoded by the coding sequence ATGACAGTAGAATTGACAAAAATCCTAACAAATTATGCAATTTTTGCGGTAATTTGGTATGTCCTACAGACCTTCGGATATTTAAAAGTCTTACGTAAGACGTCTGTGAATAAGATGCTTGCATTTATTCCTGTACTACGTGAACTTGTGATGTTCAAATTAGTTTGGAAATCTAAGTTTGCTGGAATCATCTGGTTTGTATGTGTAATCGGTGGTCTAGCATTATTCTTGGTTGCTGCAAACACAGGATTACAGATTATTGGATGGCTCGGTCTTGTGATGATGATTGCGTCCATCGTAATTCATATCAAGAGATCGGGTAAGCAATCAAAGGCATTCAACTTAAGTGGTGGCATTACGACATTGTTGATTTTCGCTAACCCAATCGGAAATATTGTAATCGGTATGGGACAAGCTGAATATAAAGGTGCGAAATAG
- a CDS encoding ABC transporter ATP-binding protein translates to MKKQKISLKFLKKYQKESILAPLFKLLEALMDLTVPLVVAQIIRNGIGQNDMSYVLKMFGLLLLLAVLGMAFSFTAQWYAAKASTGYATDLRQELFDNIQDLTYAELDQLGTDTLITRMTSDVLQVQTGLNLALRLLLRSPFIVFGAMIVAFTVDVKSALIFVVTIPVLAVVVFTIMWISIPLYKKVQSALDKLLGTLRENLLGVRVIRAFRKEDAEVQQFNQENDTLTQYNEHVGRLSALMNPLTYSLVNVAIITLIYVGAIRVDGGNIAQADIVALYNLMALIIVELIKLSSLIITINKSLACLERIEAVLMVKRQMVYQLEPVKEDESAPAVVFDQVSFAYPQAGADAISNISFVANREETIGIIGGTGCGKSTIAQLIPRYYDVQSGKICVNGVDVKDYLQGELVSKVGMIPQKAVLFEGTIRENMQWGKEDATDEEIWHALEIAQAADVVRSKNGLDAMIEQNGRNLSGGQKQRLTIARALLKNPEILIMDDSASALDFATDLKLRRAIHNLGNQMTVFIVSQRASTVRAANQILVLDDGSLVGKGTHDELMENCKVYQEIYYSQFPEEKPKEVMA, encoded by the coding sequence ATGAAGAAACAGAAGATCAGTTTAAAGTTTTTAAAGAAATATCAAAAAGAAAGTATCCTTGCACCTTTATTTAAATTATTAGAGGCGCTGATGGATTTGACAGTACCATTAGTCGTTGCTCAAATCATTAGAAATGGAATTGGGCAAAATGATATGAGTTATGTCTTAAAGATGTTTGGGCTTTTATTATTGCTCGCAGTGTTGGGAATGGCGTTTTCCTTCACAGCGCAATGGTATGCGGCCAAAGCAAGTACTGGTTATGCGACAGACTTAAGACAAGAATTATTCGATAACATTCAGGATTTAACATATGCAGAGTTAGATCAACTTGGAACAGATACTTTAATCACTCGTATGACAAGTGATGTATTGCAGGTACAGACAGGCTTGAATCTAGCTTTACGTCTATTACTAAGAAGCCCGTTTATTGTCTTTGGGGCGATGATTGTCGCATTTACAGTTGATGTAAAATCTGCACTTATCTTTGTGGTAACGATACCAGTTCTTGCGGTCGTTGTGTTCACGATTATGTGGATCAGTATTCCACTGTATAAAAAAGTACAGAGTGCATTGGATAAATTACTAGGAACATTGCGTGAAAACTTATTGGGCGTTAGAGTCATTCGTGCATTCCGCAAGGAAGATGCTGAGGTTCAACAGTTTAATCAAGAGAATGATACTTTAACACAATATAACGAACATGTAGGTCGCTTATCAGCGTTAATGAATCCATTAACGTATAGTTTAGTTAATGTAGCAATCATCACATTAATTTATGTAGGTGCGATACGTGTTGATGGTGGAAACATTGCACAGGCGGATATTGTTGCATTATACAACTTGATGGCACTGATTATTGTAGAGCTAATTAAACTATCATCTCTCATTATCACAATCAATAAATCACTTGCGTGTCTAGAACGTATTGAAGCAGTTCTTATGGTAAAGCGTCAGATGGTCTACCAGCTGGAACCTGTAAAAGAAGATGAAAGTGCTCCGGCAGTTGTCTTTGACCAAGTTTCCTTCGCCTATCCACAAGCTGGTGCAGATGCGATATCTAACATTAGCTTTGTGGCAAATCGTGAAGAGACAATTGGTATTATTGGTGGGACAGGTTGTGGTAAATCAACCATTGCGCAACTAATACCTCGTTACTATGATGTACAAAGTGGAAAAATATGCGTGAATGGTGTAGATGTAAAAGACTATCTACAAGGAGAACTTGTATCGAAAGTGGGGATGATTCCTCAGAAGGCAGTTCTATTTGAAGGGACAATTCGAGAGAATATGCAGTGGGGTAAAGAGGATGCGACAGATGAAGAAATCTGGCATGCATTAGAAATTGCGCAGGCTGCAGATGTAGTAAGAAGTAAGAATGGATTAGATGCGATGATTGAACAGAATGGTCGTAATTTATCTGGTGGTCAGAAACAACGTCTTACAATTGCTCGCGCATTATTAAAGAATCCTGAAATATTAATCATGGATGATTCCGCTAGCGCATTGGACTTTGCGACAGATTTAAAGTTGCGCCGTGCGATTCATAATTTAGGAAATCAAATGACAGTCTTTATCGTTTCACAGCGTGCATCTACGGTGCGTGCTGCTAATCAGATATTAGTATTAGATGATGGTAGCCTAGTTGGAAAAGGAACGCATGATGAACTGATGGAGAATTGTAAGGTATATCAGGAAATCTATTACTCTCAATTTCCAGAAGAAAAACCAAAGGAGGTTATGGCATGA
- a CDS encoding ABC transporter ATP-binding protein has protein sequence MKKNTSFQTLGKVLKFIGKYKVLLVFSVTLSIVAAILQLYVPILFGDAIDTVIKQGEIHYSQLISTLINIGICITIASISLWVMNLINNRLTYHTVKEIRAKAMRHIPLSYLDLHSTGDIVQSVIADVDQLSDGLLLGFTQLFTGIITIIATLVFMLSKNVLITCCVIVLTPVSFLVARFISTRSYRLFQKQTSTRGKQTALINEMIGSEKIVKAFGYEKRASKRFKKMNKELQEYTQSALFISSLTNPSTRAVNNVIYAIVAVLGSYSIMKGNLTVGGLTVLLSYANQYMKPFNDISSVVTELQNAMACADRVFTLIEAPAESENPKLDLVEKAGAIDIQNIFFSYLPDQKLIENFNFSAKAGTTTAIVGPTGCGKTTFINLLMRFYDANQGTIMIDGQNIYDVSRKSIRKNFGMVLQDTWLKNASIRDNIAFGVKTASDEEIIEAAKEAHSWEFIRRMPEGLDTVVTDDSSSQGQKQLLCITRVLLSKPNMLILDEATSSIDTRTELEIQAAFNNLMKGRTSFVVAHRLSTIRNADQIIVMNAGRIIEQGNHETLMAQNGFYCQLYNSQFATTQG, from the coding sequence ATGAAAAAGAACACATCATTCCAAACCTTAGGGAAAGTCTTAAAGTTTATTGGAAAGTATAAAGTATTGCTTGTATTTAGTGTTACGTTATCTATTGTTGCGGCGATATTACAGTTGTATGTACCTATCTTGTTTGGCGATGCGATCGATACAGTCATCAAACAAGGAGAGATACATTATTCACAGCTTATTTCAACGTTAATCAATATTGGAATCTGTATTACGATTGCATCAATTAGTCTTTGGGTGATGAATCTAATTAACAATCGTCTAACATATCATACTGTTAAAGAGATTCGTGCAAAAGCGATGCGACATATTCCTCTATCTTATTTAGATTTACATAGTACAGGAGATATCGTTCAGAGTGTCATTGCGGATGTTGATCAGTTATCTGATGGTTTGTTGTTGGGGTTTACGCAGCTATTTACAGGTATAATAACAATTATTGCGACGTTAGTATTTATGCTTTCGAAGAATGTGCTAATTACCTGTTGTGTGATTGTGTTAACACCGGTTAGTTTCCTTGTGGCAAGATTTATCTCAACACGTTCGTATCGTTTGTTTCAAAAGCAGACAAGTACACGTGGAAAACAGACCGCATTGATTAATGAGATGATTGGTAGTGAAAAGATTGTAAAGGCGTTTGGGTATGAGAAACGCGCATCTAAGCGATTTAAAAAGATGAATAAGGAACTACAAGAATATACGCAAAGCGCATTGTTTATTAGTTCCCTAACAAATCCATCTACACGTGCAGTAAACAATGTGATTTATGCGATTGTGGCGGTGCTTGGCTCTTACAGTATTATGAAGGGCAACTTAACAGTTGGTGGATTGACGGTATTACTATCTTATGCCAACCAATATATGAAGCCGTTCAATGATATTAGTTCTGTGGTGACTGAATTACAGAATGCGATGGCGTGTGCTGATCGTGTCTTTACATTGATAGAGGCTCCAGCTGAAAGTGAAAATCCAAAACTAGACTTGGTTGAAAAGGCTGGTGCAATTGATATTCAAAATATCTTCTTCTCATATCTACCAGACCAAAAGCTGATTGAGAATTTTAACTTTAGCGCAAAAGCTGGTACGACTACGGCTATTGTCGGACCAACGGGTTGTGGCAAGACAACATTTATCAACTTGCTAATGCGATTCTATGATGCAAATCAAGGCACAATTATGATTGATGGACAGAATATCTATGATGTAAGTCGTAAATCAATTCGCAAGAACTTTGGTATGGTTTTACAGGATACATGGTTAAAGAATGCAAGTATTCGTGATAATATCGCCTTTGGTGTGAAGACTGCTAGCGATGAAGAGATCATCGAAGCCGCAAAGGAAGCACATAGTTGGGAGTTTATCCGTCGTATGCCGGAAGGATTAGATACGGTTGTAACAGATGATAGCTCAAGCCAAGGTCAAAAGCAGTTACTCTGTATCACCAGAGTATTATTGAGTAAGCCAAATATGTTAATTCTCGATGAAGCAACCTCCTCTATCGACACACGCACAGAACTTGAAATTCAAGCAGCTTTCAACAATCTTATGAAGGGACGTACCAGTTTTGTGGTTGCGCATCGTCTGTCAACGATTCGTAATGCGGATCAAATCATTGTCATGAATGCAGGACGGATTATTGAGCAAGGTAATCATGAAACACTCATGGCTCAAAATGGTTTCTATTGTCAGCTATATAACTCACAATTTGCAACAACACAAGGGTAA